The Desulfococcus multivorans DNA window GAACCGAGGATAGGAATATATGACACATGACGGCATCCAATGGTTGAGACGTCTGATGCGATGGTTGAAGTCCGTGGGCATCCTTGTGGTCCTGGGCACGGGGCTGGTGCCGCCGATCTGGGCTTCGGACTACAGCCAGGTCACGGGGCCTTGCGGGCTTGTCTTTCCCCGAGACCACGGCCCGCATGACGACTATAAGGTGGAGTGGTGGTACTACACCGGAAACCTGAAGACCGAGGAGGGGCGGCGGCTGGGATTTCAACTCACCTTCTTTCGCTCCCGTCTCGTGCCGCCGGGGAGGGAGAACGGTCTTCGGGTGCCTGCGTCGGGTTGGCGGGCACAAAACGTTATTCTGGGCCATGCCGCGGTTTCGGACCTGTCGGGCGAGCGATTTTATCACGCCAAATCGGCGGCCCGGGCAACCCTCGGAATGGCCCGGGCAGAGACCGCATCCGGCCGGACGTCGGTGATGTTGAAAAACTGGTCCATGGCGATCGGTCCCGACGGCCACAGGCTTTTCGCCGACGCTCCTGAATTTGGCATTCGTCTTCTGCTGCGTCCGGCAAAGCCTCCGGTCCCTCACGGCGACGACGGTTACAGCCGCAAAGGCTCAACCCCCGAAAGGGCCAGTTGCTACTATTCCATCACCCGCCTGATGACCGAAGGGACCGTTTCCCTGAAGGACGTGACGTTCCCGGTGACGGGGCTCGCCTGGATGGATCACGAATTCTCCACTGCGCCCCTGGAGCCCGGGTTGGCGGGATGGGATTGGTTCAGCATCCATCTCTCGGACGGCGCCGATGTGATGATCTATCTTCTGAGAAGCCCGGACGGATCCTTCCACCCCGCATCGAGCGGCACCTTTGTGGACCGGGACGGCCGAAGCCGGCATCTGGGCCGGGATGAATTCAGGGTGACGCCCGATGCGGTCTGGAAAAGCCCCCACTCCGGCGCCGTATATCCTTCGAAATGGCGGATCGATATCAACCCGTTGAACCTCCACCTGAAGGGCGGCGCAAATATCCCGGACCAGGAGATGGCGACGGGCGGCGCCGCCGGAGTGATCTATTGGGAGGGGAGCGTCTCGTTTACCGGGAGCCGGTCCGGCAACCCGCTTTCAGGTGAAGGGTATGTCGAACTGACGGGCTATGCCGAACCCTTGAACGTCCTGAGTGAGGATGGGAAGGACAGGCGCTCCCCCCGTTGATGAAGACGGATCCGCCGACCCTCTCCGTGGTTTCCCCCATCCCGATTTCGGCGGTCCCGTTTTATGGTTTTCAAAACAATAGTCTGTAAAATTAAGATATTCAGCGGGGCAACATATCGTCTTGACATCGATTTTTTCCGTCTTATTTTCTACACAATCTTTACGGATTTAACCTTATTTTTTAGGCGCTTATTAATTTTTTTTTGAAACAAAAATCGTATCTTGGTTCCAATTTTATATTCAACCCTATCGTTTTTGACCTTATTGGAAAGGCTAACCGGGAGAGTGTATTGGCCCATGACAGAAGAGAAAATGGAAGAAAAACCGATCGAAGAGGATCTTGAAGAGGTAAGTGCGGCGCCCTCCGAAACGGACGACGGCGCGGAGGTGGAATCTGAAGCGGAAGATGCGGTGGCGGCGTTGAAGACGGCGCTGGCGTCGGCGGAAGAGGCCGGCAAGGCGCATGAAGATCGCTTCCTGAGGCTCTATGCGGAGTTTGAGAACTACAAAAAGCGAACCGCCCGTGAGATGCAGGACTTCCGAAAGTTCGCCAACGAGGCTTTGATCAGGGACCTGCTTCCCGTGATCGACAATCTTGAACGGGCCATTCAGTCGTCGTCATCCCAGGAAAGCCCGCCGGAAGATATCCAAAGCTGCATTGTCGAGGGGGTCTCCATGACCCTCAACGAAATTCTGAAGGTCCTGGATCGGTACCACGTCAAACCGATCGACGCGTTGGAAAAGCCTTTCGACCCCAATTTCCACGAGGCGGTGGGGCAGGAATTGAGCGATGAACATGCGGACAACACCGTAGTGCGGGAATATCAGAAGGGTTATCTTCTCCACGACCGTCTGATACGTCCGGCAATGGTGGTGGTTTCCAAGGCGCCGTCGACGCCCGCCGGGGCGGAGCCGCCCGTATCGGCCGATGATGCGCCCGACGATCTGAACAATGAAGCGTAAACCAATGCGAGACCAGCATTTGAATAGACATCCTAAGGAGGAGAGGAA harbors:
- the grpE gene encoding nucleotide exchange factor GrpE, producing MTEEKMEEKPIEEDLEEVSAAPSETDDGAEVESEAEDAVAALKTALASAEEAGKAHEDRFLRLYAEFENYKKRTAREMQDFRKFANEALIRDLLPVIDNLERAIQSSSSQESPPEDIQSCIVEGVSMTLNEILKVLDRYHVKPIDALEKPFDPNFHEAVGQELSDEHADNTVVREYQKGYLLHDRLIRPAMVVVSKAPSTPAGAEPPVSADDAPDDLNNEA
- a CDS encoding lipocalin-like domain-containing protein; this encodes MTHDGIQWLRRLMRWLKSVGILVVLGTGLVPPIWASDYSQVTGPCGLVFPRDHGPHDDYKVEWWYYTGNLKTEEGRRLGFQLTFFRSRLVPPGRENGLRVPASGWRAQNVILGHAAVSDLSGERFYHAKSAARATLGMARAETASGRTSVMLKNWSMAIGPDGHRLFADAPEFGIRLLLRPAKPPVPHGDDGYSRKGSTPERASCYYSITRLMTEGTVSLKDVTFPVTGLAWMDHEFSTAPLEPGLAGWDWFSIHLSDGADVMIYLLRSPDGSFHPASSGTFVDRDGRSRHLGRDEFRVTPDAVWKSPHSGAVYPSKWRIDINPLNLHLKGGANIPDQEMATGGAAGVIYWEGSVSFTGSRSGNPLSGEGYVELTGYAEPLNVLSEDGKDRRSPR